GAACTGCAGGAACTCCAGGCCATGCAGACCGCCCTGAGTGCCGGCGTCAACGCCCGCGCCCAGATCGAAACGCAGCGCGAGCTGCTGGACATCGAGCGCTCGGCGCGCGACGTGCCCGGCGCCAGCGCTGACCTGGCCCCCCTGCTGGCCGACGCCCGCGCCGCCCTGGCGCGCGGCGAGGCCGTCGACGCCGGCCTGCTCTGGAGCGTGCTGGAACGCCGCATGGGCGCTGCCGCCCAGGAACGCGAGGACTTTGACGCCCGCGCCGACCGCGTAGTGCAGGAATACGACACGGTGCGCCACCTGGCCGGCGAGACCACCCAGCGCCTGGGCCGCCTGGCCGACACCCTGCGCGCCCAGCGCCGCCTAGGCCAGCTGAGCGCCCAGGCCCGCGAGCGTTACGCCCAGACCCTGACCGACGCCGAGGCCCTGCTGACTGAGGCCCACGCCGAATACCGCGCGGCCCAGGAGGTCACCTCGACCTTTGGCCAGGACGCCCTGAGCGGCCTGCTGGACGTGTTCGATTTCGAGGAAAACAGCCTGCTGGCCGCCAGCCCCGAGCCGTCTTCCTTCCCACTGACCCCTCCGACGCCTGTGGCTCCGACCACCCCCGCCGTCACGCCAGCGTCCCTGTTCGACACGCTGCTGTCGGCCCCCGTCACCCCGCCGCCCAGCGAGATGCCAGCGCCCACCGCACCCACCGAGAGTGCGGAAACCTGGACCTTCGAGGGCAGCCAGATTCGCCAGGGCGCCCACACCCTGGCGGCGCAGGGCCTGGCCACGCTGCTGACCCAGGCCACCGCGCTGGGGCTGCACCGCCTGGACATGGGTGACGCCACGCACGTCTGGTCGGCGCGCAGCACTGTGCCCGGCGAGTGGCGGGTGGGCCGCGCCCAGAACTGGACTGACCTAGACGAGCAGGTCGGCGCCTGGCTGGACACCGGGATGCCGTGACACTGGGCGCCTGGCCACTGGCGCCCGGCGAGACCAGCACGCTGCGCGGCCTCCCCGAGCAGCAGGCGTTCGGCGCCGCCTGGGCCGCCCTGCCTCCCGGCAGCGTGCTGTTTCTGGAAGGCGAGCTAGGGGCCGGCAAAACCAGCCTGACGCAGGGCCTAGCCCAGGCGCTGGGCTTTACAGAGCCCGTCACCAGCCCCACCTACGCCCTGATGAACCTCTACCCCACCCCGGCAGGCACCCTGCTGCATGTGGACGCCTACCGCGTGCGCGACCCCGCCGAACTGTACGAGATGGACCTGGAAGCGCTGATTGAAGGCAGCCGCCTGAGTGTCATCGAGTGGGGCGAGAGGCTGTATGCCGACTACCCAGAAGCGCCGGTGCTGCACCTGGAACACATGAAGAGTCCCGAAACCCGCCAGGTGACGCGGCGCCGCTAAAGACCGTGTGACTCGCTGCCCGAAATGACCTATTGTCAAGGTCAGTTTCGGAGGTCAAGGCATGTTTGAACAGCAGGGGGCGTCCCGCCGCGCCAGAACCACGCCCCGCCAGGAGGCGCAGCCCACCTCGCCGTCAGTCGCCCCCACCGTGGAGCGGGCGGTGCGGGTGGCGCAGGCACATCTTCACCGCCCGGTGCGGGTGCAGCGTCAGGTGGCGGGGCCGGTGCTCAGGGCCGCCAGTTTGCAGCAAGCCGAGGTGGCCCGTGTGGGCGTGCAGCGCGCTGCGGTGGCCGGGCAATTGGCGGCCCTCCCCGCTGGTTTGGCGCCGACCCCGCGTGTCCCTGAGCCCGTGCCCACTCAGCCAGTCACGCCAGGCCAGTGGGTCACAGTCATGCGTCACCGCGCCGAGCAGGTCGAGGGCGTGCCGCTGGACACCCGCGCCGCCGCCCAGTTCAGCGCCCTACAGCGTCAGGTCGCCCAGACCCTTGCCCAGGGCTTCCGCACCGACCGGGGGCCGGCGGCT
The Deinococcus betulae DNA segment above includes these coding regions:
- the tsaE gene encoding tRNA (adenosine(37)-N6)-threonylcarbamoyltransferase complex ATPase subunit type 1 TsaE, yielding MTLGAWPLAPGETSTLRGLPEQQAFGAAWAALPPGSVLFLEGELGAGKTSLTQGLAQALGFTEPVTSPTYALMNLYPTPAGTLLHVDAYRVRDPAELYEMDLEALIEGSRLSVIEWGERLYADYPEAPVLHLEHMKSPETRQVTRRR